In one Myxocyprinus asiaticus isolate MX2 ecotype Aquarium Trade chromosome 1, UBuf_Myxa_2, whole genome shotgun sequence genomic region, the following are encoded:
- the LOC127443063 gene encoding NAD(P)H dehydrogenase [quinone] 1-like isoform X2 has protein sequence MAQKTALIVYAHQSPASFNAAARDAAVEALTGQGYKVLVSDLYAMNFKASATAEDIKGDLKNAEHFVYNEEMLVAWQDSRLSDDITEEQQKVKQADLVIFQFPLYWFSVPAIMKGWIDRVLIQGFAFSMQRMYDNGMFQEKKAMLSFTTGATESMFQPDGIHGDINVALWPLQNGVLHFCGFQVLTPQIFWCPAFSPPPVRTAMLDAWRERLSGLMVEKPLSFAPTEFFDLSFQGGFRLRPEVKEQFASQPYGITTAQHLGKPLPPNNQMKAKQMDS, from the exons ATGG CACAGAAGACAGCGCTGATTGTTTATGCCCACCAGAGTCCTGCCTCATTCAACGCTGCTGCGCGAGATGCAGCTGTTGAGGCTCTGACAGGACAAGGCTATAAAGTCCTAGTGTCGGACCTTTATGCTATGAACTTCAAAGCCTCAGCTACTGCAGAGGACATTAAGG GGGATCTAAAGAACGCCGAGCACTTTGTGTATAATGAGGAGATGTTGGTCGCATGGCAAGATAGTCGCCTTAGTGACGACATCACAGAAGAACAACAGAAGGTGAAGCAGGCAGATCTGGTTATCTTTCAG TTCCCTCTCTACTGGTTTAGTGTACCTGCCATCATGAAGGGCTGGATAGACCGAGTCTTAATTCAGGGATTCGCCTTCTCTATGCAGAGGATGTATGACAACGGCATGTTTCAG GAAAAGAAGGCCATGCTTTCATTCACCACTGGGGCAACAGAGTCCATGTTTCAGCCTGATGGCATCCATGGAGACATCAATGTTGCACTCTGGCCCTTACAG AATGGGGTGCTGCATTTCTGCGGGTTTCAGGTCCTCACTCCTCAGATCTTCTGGTGTCCTGCATTCTCTCCTCCACCTGTGAGAACAGCCATGTTAGATGCATGGCGGGAAAGGCTGAGTGGTCTGATGGTTGAAAAGCCTCTGTCCTTTGCTCCAACCGAATTCTTTGACCTTAGTTTCCAAGGAGGCTTTCGTCTTCGGCCAGAGGTTAAAGAGCAATTTGCTTCTCAGCCCTATGGCATTACTACAGCACAACATTTGGGCAAACCACTCCCTCCAAACAACCAGATGAAAGCTAAACAAATGGATTCATAA
- the LOC127443063 gene encoding NAD(P)H dehydrogenase [quinone] 1-like isoform X1: MCLYMYTAQKTALIVYAHQSPASFNAAARDAAVEALTGQGYKVLVSDLYAMNFKASATAEDIKGDLKNAEHFVYNEEMLVAWQDSRLSDDITEEQQKVKQADLVIFQFPLYWFSVPAIMKGWIDRVLIQGFAFSMQRMYDNGMFQEKKAMLSFTTGATESMFQPDGIHGDINVALWPLQNGVLHFCGFQVLTPQIFWCPAFSPPPVRTAMLDAWRERLSGLMVEKPLSFAPTEFFDLSFQGGFRLRPEVKEQFASQPYGITTAQHLGKPLPPNNQMKAKQMDS, encoded by the exons ATGTGTCTTTATATGTACACAGCACAGAAGACAGCGCTGATTGTTTATGCCCACCAGAGTCCTGCCTCATTCAACGCTGCTGCGCGAGATGCAGCTGTTGAGGCTCTGACAGGACAAGGCTATAAAGTCCTAGTGTCGGACCTTTATGCTATGAACTTCAAAGCCTCAGCTACTGCAGAGGACATTAAGG GGGATCTAAAGAACGCCGAGCACTTTGTGTATAATGAGGAGATGTTGGTCGCATGGCAAGATAGTCGCCTTAGTGACGACATCACAGAAGAACAACAGAAGGTGAAGCAGGCAGATCTGGTTATCTTTCAG TTCCCTCTCTACTGGTTTAGTGTACCTGCCATCATGAAGGGCTGGATAGACCGAGTCTTAATTCAGGGATTCGCCTTCTCTATGCAGAGGATGTATGACAACGGCATGTTTCAG GAAAAGAAGGCCATGCTTTCATTCACCACTGGGGCAACAGAGTCCATGTTTCAGCCTGATGGCATCCATGGAGACATCAATGTTGCACTCTGGCCCTTACAG AATGGGGTGCTGCATTTCTGCGGGTTTCAGGTCCTCACTCCTCAGATCTTCTGGTGTCCTGCATTCTCTCCTCCACCTGTGAGAACAGCCATGTTAGATGCATGGCGGGAAAGGCTGAGTGGTCTGATGGTTGAAAAGCCTCTGTCCTTTGCTCCAACCGAATTCTTTGACCTTAGTTTCCAAGGAGGCTTTCGTCTTCGGCCAGAGGTTAAAGAGCAATTTGCTTCTCAGCCCTATGGCATTACTACAGCACAACATTTGGGCAAACCACTCCCTCCAAACAACCAGATGAAAGCTAAACAAATGGATTCATAA